The Candidatus Edwardsbacteria bacterium genome segment ACTTATCAAACGGGGAAAGATCGAACCGGAGGATCAGTAAAACATGCTGAGAGGGTTGCTGACAGCCATATTGGTATCCGTTATCCAACTCTACCGGATGACGGTGGGTCTGCTATTGCCAAATTCCTGCCGGTACAGCCCCTCCTGCTCGGTCTATGCCATGGGGGCCCTTAAGAGCCACGGGCCGTGGCGCGGGCTGTGGCTGGCTGTTCGCCGGGTGCTGCGCTGCCATCCGTTTCATGCCGGCGGTTATGACCCGGTCCCCGGCCTCAAAACAAAAGAAGGGAAGAATATTTAGTAATGGATTCCAACAAAAGAACATTTATCGCGTTGATCATGATCCTGGGGGTATTCGTGGCCTTCCAGTATTTAAGCCCCAAGGGCCAAGCCCCGGTCCAGCAATCGCAGGAACAACAGCCTGTGGCCGCCGTGCCGGAGGCGGAAAGCACCGCCGGACAGCAGGAAGCCTTGATAGCTGCTCAACCCCAAAAAAGAAACGCAGTCAAGGGAGCCGCCCCGCAGATCCCGGTGACCCAGTCAACCTTAGAGACCAAGGATTTTAGGGCAGTGTTCAGCAATCAGGGAGCCTGTCTGGTGGAGTACTCTCTTAAGAGATACAAACTGCCGGACGGCAAGGTGGTCCAGTTCATTCCCGAAAACGGCCAGGCCCTGACCATAGATCTTACCGCCAACGGCGTTCCGGTGGACCTTTCCCAGTATGGATTCACCGTGGACGAGGAGACCGCCAGATCGGTGACCTACCAGACCAAGCTGGCCAACGGCCTGATCGTTACCAAGCGCTATGCGCTGCTGGACAAAGGCCCCGGCCTGGCCCTTAACATCTCCATAGAAAACCCGGACGGAGTCGCCCTGGGCCCGCGCTACAACCTCTCTTGGAATTGCGGCCTCAATTTTACCGAGAAAGACCAGAAGATAGACGAGAACGAGTATGCCGCGATCTCTATGCTGGGTAAGGAGCTGGCTAGCGACAAGGCGGGAAAACTGGCCAAGCCGGACCTGGTCGAGATAGAAGGGGATATCATATTCAGCGGGGTGCGCACCAAATATTTCCTAGCGGCAATGGTCCCGATAAACAAGACGGCGGCTGCGGTCAAGCAGGGGATCAATGAAGGCCGGATATCCAGCCGGCTTTCGTTAAAGGCGGAACCACAGGGATATGACAGCATAGCGATATACTTGGGGCCGATCCACCACCAGATGCTATCCGGTGTTTTTCCCCAGCTTGACAAGGTGGCCGATACCGGGTGGAAGCCTTTGCAGCCGGTAACCCGGGGGATATTATGGCTGCTGCTGTTCCTGCACAGCTTCATCCCCAACTACGGATTGGTGATCATCCTGTTCTCGGTCATCATCAAGGTAGCTTTCTTTCCGCTGTCCTACAAGGGCATGAAATCCATGAAGCACATGCAGCAGCTCCAGCCCAAGATGAAGAAGATCCAGGAGCAGCACAAGAAGGATCCCGGCAAATTGAACCAGGAGACCATGGCCCTTTATAAAAAGCACGGGGTCAATCCGCTGGGCGGCTGCCTGCCCCTGCTTCTCCAGATGCCGGTATTCTTTGCCCTGTACAGCGTGCTGGCCAACACCATCGAACTGCGCCAGGCCCCATTCATCTTCTGGATCAACGATCTGGCCATCAAGGATCCCTATTATGTGCTGCCGGCCCTGATGGGAATAGCCATGTTCTTCCAGCAGAAGATGACCACGGTGGATCCCAAGCAGAAATTCATGATCTATATGATGCCGCCGTTCATGGTGTTCATCTTCAGCAGCTTGCCGGCCGGACTTAACCTCTACTGGCTGATATACAACATCCTCTCCATCGGCGAGCAGTACATCATCCATCTCCGCCACAAACCGATCGAGGACTGATCCGCCGTTCATCAAAAGGCTGGACAGACATCACTTTTAAATTAAGAACCAAATCAAAAGAGAACCAAATGAGCGTATTCATAGAAAAAGAAGCCAAGACCGTCGAACAGGCCATCGATAAGGGCCTGGCCCAAATGGGGATCCAGCGGGAGGACGTGGAGATTGAGATAGTCAGCCTGGGCACCGCCGGATTTCTGGGGATATTCGGGGGCAAGCCGGCCAAGGTCCGGCTTAAAGTACTTCCCCAGCCCAGAGTCAAGCGTCTGGTGGAGAGCATCCTGGAGAAGATGGAAATCCCGGGCATGGTCAGTTCCTTCCACGAGGAGGGGAACATCCTGGTGGCCACAATTGATTCCTTCGAGGGCGAAAAATACCTTAAGTCCAACCAGGGGGCGGCCATCTCCGCCATGGAATATCTGATTAACAAGATCTACCGTGATTCGGAATACGAGGTCCGGCTGGATATCGGGGGCTTTAGGGAGAAGCAGAACGACGACCTGAAATCCCGCGCTTTGCAGCTGGCGGCCAAGGTCAAGGAGAGCGGCCAGGAGCACAAGATGGAGCCGATGCCGCCGCACCAGAGAAAGATCGTCCACAAGACCCTGGAAAACAGCCCCGATGTCAAGACCTTCGCGGTGGGCAACGCCGACTTCCGCCGGGTGATAATCGCCCCGCGTTTGCCGGGAGATAAACCCGGCCAGAGGGGAGCCCCGATAACCCCCCGTCACGAATCCGGAGACAGGGGAAAATTCAGGGGATCCCCAAAAGGCAAGTTACCGCAGCCCCGGCCGGCCGGCAAAGGACAGCCGCAGGCCAGGCCCGCTCCGCCGAAGCCCCAGCCCGCCGGCAAAGTGCAGCCTCAGGTAAGACCCGTTCCGCCAAAGCCCCAGCCCGCCAGGGAGAGGCCGGCTCCCAAGCCGGCGAATGATTTCAAATCGAGGAGCAAAAGCCCCAAGGGGCCCAGACCTCAGACGGCAGCCAAGAACGAGAATGCCTTAAGAAGCACCACCGTTGCCAGCGGCATGGCCAGTCGCCCGTCGGAACCATTCGTGCCCCGCGGTAAAAAGACCAAAGGCGGAAGATAAAAACAATGTCAAGGGCAGAAGATAAAAAGGCTGTGTCCTTTATGTAGATTCATAAAAACCTCTTCATCATATATATGGAGAGGTTTTTATTTAAACAGATACCTAAATAAGATGTTATTAACCAGAGCGGGGTATTGATTGCATATGATATTGTCTGATTGCGTTCGTTTGTCATTCCCGCACTTCATTGCATTCAGCATAAACTCCGGCGGGAATCCAGTGTAAGCCTTCTGGATACCTGCTTTCGCTGGTATGACAAGAAGTTGCGCTGATACATTATTGTCGACATTACGCCGGATAAATGCAATCTATTAACCGCCCCCATTATTATTCTACTCAAACAATGAATAAACCTTCAGAAGTCATACTGATCCAAACCCTGGGCGTGCCCCGGGAACTGGTGCAGCAACGCTTTGCCGAGATACTGCCCGGACATTCCCTGGTCTGGAAGGGCTCCGAATTGGCCGAGGGAAAAGCGCTGGCCGATCTGGTGGGCAATGCCAAGTACCTGATCACCGGCAGCCTGCCGATAGACGGCCAGACCATTCGTAACTGCGCGCTGTCCATGATCTCCATTTCCTTCACCGGGTATGACCACGTGGACCTGGCGGCCTGTCGGGAGAAGGGAATTGCGGTCTACAACACGCCGGGATATTCCACTGATTCGGTGGCCGAGCTGGCGCTGGGTCTGGCCTTGTCTCTTCTTCGCAATATACCTAAGGGCGACTCCCACGCTCGCCAGACCGAGGAGAAGTTCTATGCTTTCCCGAATGGCACGGAGCTTAAGGGAAAGACCGTGGGGATAGTCGGCACCGGGGCCACCGGGAGGGCCGCGGCCAGGCTGTTCGCCGCCTTCGGCTGCAAAGTGCTGGGCTACAACCGGGCCAAAAAAGAGGAATTCATAAAACTGGGCGGGACCTATTGCGGCCTGGACGATCTGCTGAAGAACTCGGACATAGTTTCTCTGCACCTGGCGCTCAATGCCGAGACAAAGCATATCATGAACGCGGAGCGGATAGCCAAGATGAAACCATCCGCCTATCTGATCAACACCGCCCGGGGCGGGTTGATTGACGAGGCGGCTTTGGCCAAGGCGCTCAATAAAAATGAACTGGCGGGCGCCGGGCTGGATGTGTTCGGAAGCGAGCCGCCGGCTAAGGACAACCCCCTGCTGACCGCGCAGAACACAGTGCTAACGCCGCATTTGGGTTATAAGACCGATGAGGCGCTGTTGCGGAAGTTGGAAGTGACTTTCAGGAATATTGCGGATTTTGAGAATGGGATAGGAACCAACCGGGTGGCGTGATTTAACCATTAGATATTAAGTATGAAAGGCATGAAAATGTACAGAAAAATATCTTACATCTCTTTAGCGTTATGTCTATTATTTATCAATGCTATCGGGCAGACACTAAAAGAACAATTCAATGAATTGCTTTCAAAAAAAGATGATTCCGGACAACAAGCATTGCTTAAAAGGTGGGAACAACAGCATCCCAATGACCCGGAATTATATGTAGCCTACTTTAATTATTATGCGAATAAAAGCAGAAAAGAAGTTGTGGAGTTGGGGACACAACCAAAAGGCGAGAAATATCTGAAATTGCTTGACAAAGACAGCACTAAGAAAGAGCCTGTTGGCTATATGTACGGTGATATATATTATGAACCTGAAATATTAAATAAGGGAATTGCATATATTGATAAGGGGATACTTAAATATCCGAATAGGTTGGATATGAGATTTGGTAAGATTTATATGTATGGTCAAATCAAAGATTATGATAACTTTACTAAAGATATCATAAAAACAATTAAATATTCCACTGTTATCAATAATGGATGGACTTGGTCTGATAATAAGCCGTTAGAAGAACCAAAGAAATTCATGTTAAACGCCGTTCAAGACTATGTCAATCAATTATATAATACAGAGGAAGATGCATTACTTGAAAACATGAAGCAAATTTCCGAAACTGTGCTTAAACATTATCCAGACCATGTTGAGAGTATGTCAAATGTTGCAATTGTACATCTTTTGAAGAAGCAATATGAACAAGGTTTAAATATGCTTTTCAAGGCAGAAAAATTAGCGCCTAAAGACCCCATAATTCTAAACAATATCGCTCAGGTGTATAAACGAAAAGGTGATAGTAGAAATGCAATTAAATATTATGAAAAAACCATGAAATATGGTGATGGTCAATCAAAAGAATATGCAAAACAGCAGATTGAAGAACTTAAAAAGAAACAATAATATCTAACAGAAAACATGAACATTCACGAATATCAAGCCCGGCAGCTGCTGTGCGACCATGAGACCACGGTCATACAGATGAGCCTTTTGTGTCCGGCAGCAGACAATAAGTGTCCTGGAAATATATGAATTTAACAAACCTCTTCACCATCGCTGATGGAGAGGTTTTTTTTCTTTACAAGACCGGTAGATTTATGTTTTAATATAATATAACCAAATACCGAAGCTATTAAATATGAAAGGAAGTCGGGTTATGGCGAATTTTGATTTGACCCTGAAAAATCTGGAAGAATTGTTTCCGGAGGGTTTTACCCAGGAACAGTTGGCCAAGGGGAAAACGGTTCTGCTTAAAGAGCTGGCTTATGATCTTCATAAATATTACGGCGGCAAGATGATCACCGTGCCCAAGGCCGGGGTCTACGGTTTCAACTGGTTCAACATCTGGTACACGCCGGGCGTATCAAAGATCTCCACCACCATCAGGGACAACAATGACGCCTCGTTCGAACTTACCAACCGCGGCAACACGGTGGCGGTGGTCTCCGACTCCACCCGGGTGCTGGGCGACGGCGACTGTACCCCTCCCGGCGGCCTGGGGGTGATGGAGGGCAAGGCCTTTTTAATGAAGTATCTGGGCGGCTGCGACGGGGTGGCTCTGTGCATGGACAGCCGCAATAGCAAGGGCGAACACGATGCCCAAAAGATAATAGATTTTGTAAAGATGGCCGAGCCCAGCTTTGGGGCCATCAACCTGGAGGATATCTCACAGCCCAACTGCTACAAAGTGCTGGACACCCTGCGCGAGGAATGCAACATTCCGGTGTGGCACGACGACGCCCAGGGAACCGGCTGCGTTACCCTGGCCGGATTGATCAACGCCCTGAAGATAGTGGGAAAGAATATGTCCGAGGTCAAGATAGTATTCTACGGCGCCGGGGCCTCCAACACCACCATCTTCCGCCTGATCGAGACCGACGGCGGCGACGCCAAGAACATGATCATGTTCGACACCAAGGGCACCCTGGGCTCATTCCGCGAGGACATCAAGAACAACCCGGCCCATTACCGCAAGTGGGAGATCTGCCAGAAGACCAATCCCAAAAATATCAAGACCATGGAGGAGGCCATCAAGGGGGCCGACGTGCTGATATCCCTGTCCACCCCCGGCCCCGATGTCATCAAGCCGGAATGGATAAAATCCATGGCCCCAAAATCCATCGTCTTCGTCTGCGCCAACCCGGTGCCGGAGATATATCCCTACGCCGCCAAAGAGGCCGGGGCCTACATCGTGGCCACCGGGCGGGGCGACTTCCCCAACCAGGTCAACAATTCCCTGGGCTTTCCCGGCATCCTGAAGGGGGCGCTGATGGTGCGGGCCAAGAAGATCACCGACAACATGGCCATCGCCGCCGCCCACTCGCTGGCCGATTACGCCGAGAAGAAAGTGCTGTCGCCGGACAACATCATCCCCAAGATGAGCGACGCCGAGGTATTTCCCACCGAGGCCCGCGATGTGGCCATGCAGGCCATCAAGGACGGGGTGGCCCGGGTAAAGATGACCGCCGAAGAGGCCTTCGCCAAGGCCGAAACTGATATCAAAGAGGCCCGGGAGATAACCGACAGGATGATGGAGCTGGGCCTGATCAAGAAACCGCCGGTGGAAATGCTGGAGGCGGCGGTCAAGCGGGCTATCGCCCAGATAAAATAACCTTTACTACAGAGACACCGAGGCGCAGAGAAAATTCGAATACTTGTTCGAGTGCCCAGCCGTCTAATAATTTAGGACCATCAAAGAAAAAACTCAGTGTCTTTGTGCCTCTGTGGCAAGGATAAATTGTTATAAGGAGAAATATAATGCGGACCATCGAATACAAAAAGATAGTGGACGCGGTCAAGGAGATGTGCCTGGAGGCCAACTACGACCTGCCCCAGGACGTGGTCGACGGTTTTAAGAAGGCGGTGGCCCAGGAGGAATCGCCCCTGGGGAAATCCATTCTGGAGCAGTGCCTGAAGAATGCCCAGATAGCCAAGGATGAACGGGTGCCCATCTGCCAGGATACCGGCCTGTCGGTGTTCTTCATAAATATCGGCCAGGATGTCAAGGTTGAAGGTGGGTTGCTCAAGGATGCCATCAACGAGGGGGTGCGGCAGGGGTACAAGGATGGCTATCTCAGAAAATCATCCCTGGACGACCCCCTGTTCGCCCGGAAGAACACCGGGGATAACACTCCGGCCATCATCCATCTGGACATCGTGGCCGGGGATAAGCTGGACATAACCATGGCCCCCAAGGGCGGCGGGGCCGAGAACATGAGCCGGTTGGCTATGCTGCCGCCATCGGCCGGGGAAAAAGGAGTGATTGATTTCGTGGTGGACACCATCGTCAAGGCCGGGGGAAATCCCTGCCCGCCGACGGTGGTTGGGGTGGGCATCGGCGGCACCTTTGAGAAGGTGGCGTTCTTGGCCAAGAAAGCCCTGCTGTGGCCGCTGAATGCTCCCAACCAGGATGAACGATACGATCAACTTGAAAAGAAGATCCTGCAAAGGATCAACAATTCCGGGGTCGGCCCCCAGGGACTGGGGGGGAATATCACCTCCTTTGCCATCCATGTCGAACATCACCCCTGCCATCTGGCTTCATTGCCGGTAGCGGTAAATGTCAACTGTCATGCCCATCGGCATGCCCATCGCGTATTATAGGAGAAATGCAATATGGCAAATCCCAAAAAAATAACCACCCCCCTCAGCGAGGAGACCGCCCGGTCGCTTAAAATGGGCGATGAGGTACTGATCACCGGAACCATCTATACCGGAAGGGATGCCGCCCATAAAAGGCTGTGCGAGGCTCTGGAGAAGGACGGCAAGCTGCCGGTTGATCTGAAGGGCGAGATCATTTACTATGTGGGGCCCTCGCCGGCCAAACCGGGAAAGGCCATCGGCAGCGCCGGCCCCACCACCAGCTATAGAATGGACGCCTATTCCCCGGCCATGATCCATAAGGGCGGGCTGCGGGGCATGATCGGCAAGGGCGAGCGCGGCGAAGAGGTCATCAAGGCCATGAAGGAAAAGGGAGCGGTGTATTTCGCCGCCATCGGAGGGGCCGCCGCCCTGATCTCCAAGTCCATCAAGAAATCCACCCCCATCCTTTACGAGGAGCTGGGACCCGAGGCGGTATGCAAATACGAGGTGGAGGACTTTCCGGCCATTGTGGCCACCGATTCGGAGGGGAACGATCTGTATAAGGAAGGCCCCAAAAAATTCAAAAAAGCCTGAGGTGCATTCTGAATAGGCGTTCTTAACCCAGCCCTTAAGGACTGGGTTAAGAGCAGAGACTACCCCCCCCCCGGTCTTTGTCTCAACAACAGGAAAACATGCTGAGCTGGTTGAAGCCTGATCCAGCTCGGCATGAATTTTCCCAGATTCGGCATGGCTGAAAAATGACAAAAATTATCCGTATAACATTGGGAGCAGGTTAGATGAATGTCCACGAATATCAAGCCAAGGAATTGCTGAAAAGCTACGGCGTTCCGGTGGACCGGGGGTTCATGGTGCAGTCGCTCGAAGAGATCGGGAGAAAACTAAACGAGCTTCCGGGCCCCGGCTATGTGGTCAAGGCCCAGATACACTCCGGGGGGCGGGGAAAGGGCGGCGGGGTGAAGCTGGCCCGAAGCAAAGAGGAAACCCTGGAGCAGGCCGGGAATATTCTGGGGATAACCCTGGTGACCAACCAGACCGGTCCACAAGGCAGGCTGGTTAGCAGGCTGCTGATCACAGAAGCGGTGGACATAGACAAGGAATATTATATCAGCCTGCTGATAGACCGGGCGGTTCATAAGTACGTCTTTGTGGCTTCCACCGAAGGCGGGATGGAGATAGAAAAAGTGGCCCAGGAAAACCCCGGCAGCATCGTCAAAATTTACATCGATCCTTTCAGCGGGTTTAAGAATTTCCATGGCCTGGAGATGGCCGGAAAACTAGGATTCTCCGGGGACCTGGCCAAGCAGTTGACCGGCATCATGAAGGGGTTGTTCAATCTCTTTACTGAGAAGGACGCCTCGCTGGTGGAGATCAATCCGCTGGTGAAGACCAAAGGGGGCAAACTGCTGGCCATAGATGCCAAGGTCAATTTTGATGACAACGGCCTGGGCCGTCACCCCGATATCATGGAACTGCGCGATGTTGACCAGGAGGATCCCAACGAGGTCCAGGCCTCGAAATACGACCTGAGCTACATCAAGCTGGACGGCACCATCGGCTGCCTGGTCAACGGGGCCGGGCTGGCCATGGCCACCATGGACATCGTCAAGTTTCACGGCGGCAGTCCGGCCAATTTCCTGGATGTGGGCGGCAGCGCCACCGCCGAAAAGGTGACCGAGGCATTCAAGATCATTTTGAGCGACCCCAATGTAAAAGGGATCCTGGTGAACATCTTCGGCGGGATCATGAAATGTGACGTGATCGCCGAGGGTATCGTCTCGGCCTCCAGGAGCCTGGGGGTGAAGGTGCCGATAGTAGCCCGGCTGGACGGCACCAATGTGGGGCAGGGCAAGCGGATCCTGTCCGAGTCGGGCCTGAAGATCATCCCGGCATCGTCCCTAAGCGAGGCGGCCCAACGGATCGTAAAGGAATCGGCATGAATGAGAAATATGCCAGGGGACCGAGCTTTGTTTTTGCCAAGGAGTATGTGATTAAAACCAACGGCGAGCAAATCTGGGACGCTGTGCTGAAGCGTTTACCGCCAGAGTATGAGCAGGTTTGGAGAGGCACACTCCTTATCTCCGATGATTTTCCGTTTCAGGCCTTCAGGGACATGATCAAGGCTTGGTCGGAAACGACGGGAGCCGCCAGTAACGAGGCCACGGCCACGCTTTACGGGTATATCGCCGACCGCAGCCTGAGCTCGGTGTACCGCTTCTTTTTCAAGTTCGCCCAACCGGCGCTGGTGCTTAAGAACTTTCCCAAGCTGTGGGCGCGCTTTTTTAACACCGGGACGGTCACCGTGCCGATGGCCGAGAAGGGGCATGCCGTCATCCAGTTCCAGCTTCCCGAAATATTCCAGGGCTGGCTGGAACCCGCCTGTTACGGCTATTCCAAGAAGGCAATAGAAATGGCCGGGGGCAAGAACGTAAAGATGATGCCCTCGGGGAAAGAGCTGCTCCAAAACGGCACGCTGAAGGCCGCATACGAATTGACCTGGACAGAATAAGCATTGATCGAGAAATCAAATTGTTGAAGGAGTTTCCATGGCGATCCTAGTCGATAAGGACACCCGTTTGATATGCCAGGGCTTCACCGGCCAGCACGGCACGTTCCACACCCTGAAATCGGCCGAATACGGAACCAAGGTGGTGGGCGGCGTGGTGCCCGGAAAAGGGGGGACCGTTCATGAGGGCTTCCCGGTGTTCGACACCGTAGCCCAGGCCAGGGAAAAGGGCGGGGCCAACGCCTCGATGATCTTCGTTCCGGCTAATTTCTGCAAGGATGCCCTGATCGAGGCCATCGACGCCGAGCTGGAGTTGGTGATCTGCATCACCGAGGGCGTTCCGGTCAACGATATGCTGTTCGTCAAACGTTATTTGATGGGAAAGAAAACCAGGCTGATAGGCCCGAACTGCCCCGGGGTCATCTCCCCCGGCCTGGCCAAAGCCGGGATCATGCCGGCCTCCATACATAAGAAGGGCGGGGTGGGAGTGATCTCCCGAAGCGGAACTCTGACCTATGAGGCCGTCAACCAGCTGACCCAGATGGGTATCGGGCAGTCGACCTGCCTTGGGATCGGCGGGGACCCGGTGATAGGCACCACTTTCATCGACGCCTTTGAACTGTTCAAGAAGGACCGCCAGACCAAGGCGGTGCTGATGATCGGCGAGATCGGCGGGTCCATGGAGGAGGAGACCGCCCGGTGGATAAAGAATAATTTCGACAAGCCGGTGGCGGCTTTCATCGCCGGGGCCACCGCCCCCGCAGGGAAGCGGATGGGGCATGCCGGAGCCATCATCTCCGGGGGAAAGGGAACCTACCAGGAGAAGGTCAAGGTCCTGAAATCCTGCGGAATAAAGGTGGCCAAAAGCCCGGCCGAGATGGGGAAGACGCTGAAGAGCGTGTTATAATAAGTCTTATGTCCAAAGGAAAGATTATCTATTGACTTTTTGAGATTATGTGATAAACTTAATTGGTTAGGGACGTTACACCGAAGGTATTTCGGATAATAGAAGGGGATTCAATATCACCTTTTGATGAACGGCATTTTGTTTGTTGAGTCCTTTTTTTATTAGCAAAAATAAAATTTGGAGAATAATGATGGCCAAAATACCTCTGAATTATTCCCCGGTCGAGACCAACGATACCCTGCAACTCAGCGGAGAGAGGATCGGCGACAAGGTCTTTTTGAAGATCGAGGAGATCAGCGGGGAGAAAGTATTCCGCTGCATGCAATGCGGCTCCTGTTCGGCCGGCTGCCCCATGCACGATCGGATGGACATTGCCCCGAACCAGATCTGGAAACTGCTGCAGATGGGCGAGTACGAAAAGGTGAAGAATTCCGAATCTATCTGGGCCTGCCTGTCGTGCTTCACCTGCGGGGTGCGCTGTCCCAAGGGCATCGACCTGGCCAAGGTGATGGAGGCGGTGCGCCAGCTGCTGGTCAGAAAAAGGCTGGACCGGGTGGATGGCAATAAAATACCGAAAGAGATATTGGAGGAGGTTCCCCAAATCGCATTGATCAGTTGTCTGCGCAAGCAGTCCAGCTGATTTTTGTTTTATACCACAGAGGCGTCCCTCTATTCATCGGGATAAACTCCGTCACAATGAAATTCTTGAACAAGCTATACTTTAACACCGACATGATGAAACGGGGCATCAAAAGGGTCATCTTATAAATTATCTCTGGGTCTTTGGGCCTCTGTGGTTAAGGTTTAATGGAAATGGAGAAAACATGAACAAGATATCCTATTATCCTGGCTGTACTCTTAGCAACACTGCAAAGAATTTTGACCTTTCGGCCAGGGAATCGATGAAAGCCCTGGGCTGGGAGCTGGAGGAGTTGCCCAGATGGAACTGTTGCGGCACCGTTTATTCCCTGGCCTCGGACAACCTGATCAACCATGTGGCTCCAATCAGGCTGTTGATCCATACCCAGGAATTGGGCCGGGATAAACTAACCACCCTGTGCAGCATGTGCTACCATACCCTGAAAATGTCCAATCTGATGGTACAGCAAGATAAGGACAAGCTGGAGAAGATCAATTTCTTCATCAAGGACAAGGATGCCGAGTATAAGGGCAAAGTAGAGGTGCTGCATCTGTTGGAGATAATTAAAAACGACATCGGTTTCGATAAAATAAAGGAAAAAACCTCCAAACCGCTAAAAGGGCTTAAGCTGGCGCCGTACTATGGCTGCCTGCTCACACGTCCCAAAGCCGCAGCTATCGATGATGTGGAGATGCCGACCATCATGAGCGATTTTATCAATTCCCTGGGCGCCCAGGCGGTGTACGATCCCTGTCTCACCGAATGCTGCGGATCCTACCACACCGTGATGGACCAGGAGGTGGTGGCCGACAAGGCCGAGCGGATAATATCGTCGGCCATAAAGAACGGCGCCGAGGCCATAATCACCAGCTGTCCGCTGTGCTTCTTCAACCTGGATGAGCGCCAGAAGAACATCCAGGAAAAAACCGGCAAGACCTATGATCTCCCCATCCTGTATTTTACCCAGCTGCTGGCCCTGGGACTGGGATTGGGAGCGGAGGTCTGTAAATTCGACCTGCATCATATCGATCCCCGGCCGCTGCTAAGGGCTAAAAAAATTCTAGAGGAGGAATAAAATAATGTTTATTAGTACTTTTGTTGTGCTCGTTGATATTTCAAAGTATACTCAATTAACAGAGGAAGACCCAAATAAGGCATCACAGGCTTCGCGAATTCTTGAAGATATTACACAGAAAGTTCTAGAGATAAGGGATGGAGAGTATATTAAATCAAAAGGTGATTCGGTATTATTAAAAATTGAAACGTTCGATAATGCATATGATATAACCAAAATGATACATTCTAGATGGTGTTATGCGAAAAAGATTATTGGTATTGATAATGATCTACATTCTTGTATTACATACGGACAAGTTACTTATGATGGCCGACCGAAAGTTGATATTCTTGGAGGCCCTGTAAACCAAACAGATAGAATATCAAAGCAAACACCCACAAATAGCATATATATTTCCGAAG includes the following:
- the yidD gene encoding membrane protein insertion efficiency factor YidD translates to MLTAILVSVIQLYRMTVGLLLPNSCRYSPSCSVYAMGALKSHGPWRGLWLAVRRVLRCHPFHAGGYDPVPGLKTKEGKNI
- the yidC gene encoding membrane protein insertase YidC; the protein is MDSNKRTFIALIMILGVFVAFQYLSPKGQAPVQQSQEQQPVAAVPEAESTAGQQEALIAAQPQKRNAVKGAAPQIPVTQSTLETKDFRAVFSNQGACLVEYSLKRYKLPDGKVVQFIPENGQALTIDLTANGVPVDLSQYGFTVDEETARSVTYQTKLANGLIVTKRYALLDKGPGLALNISIENPDGVALGPRYNLSWNCGLNFTEKDQKIDENEYAAISMLGKELASDKAGKLAKPDLVEIEGDIIFSGVRTKYFLAAMVPINKTAAAVKQGINEGRISSRLSLKAEPQGYDSIAIYLGPIHHQMLSGVFPQLDKVADTGWKPLQPVTRGILWLLLFLHSFIPNYGLVIILFSVIIKVAFFPLSYKGMKSMKHMQQLQPKMKKIQEQHKKDPGKLNQETMALYKKHGVNPLGGCLPLLLQMPVFFALYSVLANTIELRQAPFIFWINDLAIKDPYYVLPALMGIAMFFQQKMTTVDPKQKFMIYMMPPFMVFIFSSLPAGLNLYWLIYNILSIGEQYIIHLRHKPIED
- a CDS encoding Jag N-terminal domain-containing protein yields the protein MSVFIEKEAKTVEQAIDKGLAQMGIQREDVEIEIVSLGTAGFLGIFGGKPAKVRLKVLPQPRVKRLVESILEKMEIPGMVSSFHEEGNILVATIDSFEGEKYLKSNQGAAISAMEYLINKIYRDSEYEVRLDIGGFREKQNDDLKSRALQLAAKVKESGQEHKMEPMPPHQRKIVHKTLENSPDVKTFAVGNADFRRVIIAPRLPGDKPGQRGAPITPRHESGDRGKFRGSPKGKLPQPRPAGKGQPQARPAPPKPQPAGKVQPQVRPVPPKPQPARERPAPKPANDFKSRSKSPKGPRPQTAAKNENALRSTTVASGMASRPSEPFVPRGKKTKGGR
- a CDS encoding hydroxyacid dehydrogenase encodes the protein MNKPSEVILIQTLGVPRELVQQRFAEILPGHSLVWKGSELAEGKALADLVGNAKYLITGSLPIDGQTIRNCALSMISISFTGYDHVDLAACREKGIAVYNTPGYSTDSVAELALGLALSLLRNIPKGDSHARQTEEKFYAFPNGTELKGKTVGIVGTGATGRAAARLFAAFGCKVLGYNRAKKEEFIKLGGTYCGLDDLLKNSDIVSLHLALNAETKHIMNAERIAKMKPSAYLINTARGGLIDEAALAKALNKNELAGAGLDVFGSEPPAKDNPLLTAQNTVLTPHLGYKTDEALLRKLEVTFRNIADFENGIGTNRVA
- a CDS encoding tetratricopeptide repeat protein, yielding MYRKISYISLALCLLFINAIGQTLKEQFNELLSKKDDSGQQALLKRWEQQHPNDPELYVAYFNYYANKSRKEVVELGTQPKGEKYLKLLDKDSTKKEPVGYMYGDIYYEPEILNKGIAYIDKGILKYPNRLDMRFGKIYMYGQIKDYDNFTKDIIKTIKYSTVINNGWTWSDNKPLEEPKKFMLNAVQDYVNQLYNTEEDALLENMKQISETVLKHYPDHVESMSNVAIVHLLKKQYEQGLNMLFKAEKLAPKDPIILNNIAQVYKRKGDSRNAIKYYEKTMKYGDGQSKEYAKQQIEELKKKQ
- a CDS encoding NADP-dependent malic enzyme produces the protein MANFDLTLKNLEELFPEGFTQEQLAKGKTVLLKELAYDLHKYYGGKMITVPKAGVYGFNWFNIWYTPGVSKISTTIRDNNDASFELTNRGNTVAVVSDSTRVLGDGDCTPPGGLGVMEGKAFLMKYLGGCDGVALCMDSRNSKGEHDAQKIIDFVKMAEPSFGAINLEDISQPNCYKVLDTLREECNIPVWHDDAQGTGCVTLAGLINALKIVGKNMSEVKIVFYGAGASNTTIFRLIETDGGDAKNMIMFDTKGTLGSFREDIKNNPAHYRKWEICQKTNPKNIKTMEEAIKGADVLISLSTPGPDVIKPEWIKSMAPKSIVFVCANPVPEIYPYAAKEAGAYIVATGRGDFPNQVNNSLGFPGILKGALMVRAKKITDNMAIAAAHSLADYAEKKVLSPDNIIPKMSDAEVFPTEARDVAMQAIKDGVARVKMTAEEAFAKAETDIKEAREITDRMMELGLIKKPPVEMLEAAVKRAIAQIK